In Tachypleus tridentatus isolate NWPU-2018 chromosome 7, ASM421037v1, whole genome shotgun sequence, a genomic segment contains:
- the LOC143257030 gene encoding growth arrest and DNA damage-inducible protein GADD45 alpha-like, with protein MLARISPVIKMNTLHACNETVNCDVIRQDSPGELLEKFLTEAKLKRQLVCGVYHAAQTLERTPSSILLCILTEDSVHEVEACIHSILIEAFCNANSISLVKVDSEKKLSSLISPRSSQQHSKRDHHCILVKNPEEGFGPPGQEFMQYFTQTYGILHPLQVITLPG; from the exons ATGTTAGCGAGAATTAGCCCAGTAATTAAAATGAACACTTTACACGCTTGCAACGAGACTGTTAATTGCGACGTCATTCG tcaAGATTCCCCAGGAGAATTGTTAGAAAAGTTCCTGACTGAAGCCAAGCTGAAAAGACAACTAGTATGTGGAGTATACCATGCTGCTCAGACTCTTGAAAG gACCCCTTCCAGCATTTTATTGTGTATCTTGACGGAAGACTCTGTTCATGAGGTGGAAGCCTGCATACATTCTATTCTCATCGAGGCTTTTTGTAATGCAAACAGTATTAGTTTGGTGAAG GTTGATAGTGAGAAAAAGCTATCATCACTGATATCACCTCGTTCATCTCAACAACATTCCAAAAGAGATCATCACTGCATCCTTGTGAAG AACCCAGAAGAAGGTTTTGGTCCACCAGGACAGGAATTCATGCAGTATTTCACCCAAACATATGGCATTCTTCATCCTCTTCAAGTAATTACTTTACcaggctga
- the LOC143257032 gene encoding peroxiredoxin 2-like: MSGKLPALTKPAPDFSGTAIIDGEFKEIKLLDYKGKYLVLFFYPLDFTFVCPTEIIAFSDRVEEFKNIDCEVVACSTDSHFSHLAWVNTPRKEGGLGKMKIPLLSDKSLEISKAYGVLKDDEGISFRGLFIIDNHQNLRQITINDLPVGRSVDETLRLVQAFQFTDKHGEVCPAGWKPGDDAMKPNPIDSKKYFSKH; this comes from the exons ATGTCTGGAAAACTCCCTGCTCTCACCAAACCTGCCCCTGACTTCAGTGGGACTGCTATAATTGATGGTGAATTTAAAGAAATCAAGCTGTTAGATTACAAGGGAAAATACCTTGTTCTGTTCTTCTACCCACTTGACTT tacattTGTTTGTCCCACTGAGATTATTGCATTCAGTGACCGGGTGGAGGAATTCAAAAACATTGATTGTGAAGTAGTAGCTTGTTCCACTGACAGTCACTTCAGTCATCTAGCCTG GGTAAACACTCCAAGAAAAGAAGGTGGCTTGGGAAAAATGAAAATACCACTGCTGTCAGATAAAAGTTTGGAAATTTCCAAAGCTTATGGTGTCTTAAAAGATGACGAAGGAATTTCTTTCAG GGGACTTTTTATCATCGATAACCATCAGAATCTGAGACAGATAACCATCAATGATCTACCTGTGGGTCGTTCGGTGGATGAAACTTTAAGATTAGTGCAAGCATTCCAGTTTACTGACAAGCATGGAGAAG TGTGCCCTGCTGGCTGGAAGCCTGGAGATGATGCTATGAAGCCTAACCCTATtgacagtaaaaaatatttctctaaacaTTAA